gtgtgtgtgtgtttacctgtggtTCAGGTGGAAACAGCGCTCTAGAGACGCGGTAGAGGTTGCTCAGGGTGAACTGGatgctggtgagtgtgtgtgtgtgtgtgtgtgtgtgtgtgtgtgtgtgtgtgtttacctgtggtTCAGGTGGAAACAGCGCTCTAGAGACGCGGTAGAGGTTGCTCAGGGTGAACTGGATGCTGGTATTTGTGAAGCGGAACTCGTGCATGTTGGTGGACGAGTCGTCTCGGGGACAGATGTCGCTCTCGCCCGAGAACGGAGACACGGTGATGGTGTTCTTCAGCTCGTCCTGGGGGAGGTTATCGGAGATGCCCCCATCCACATACCGCTGCAggagacaggggggggggggggggggggggggtgagtgacACTTCCTTGCTGAATTCAATAACCAAAAATATAAGtcaatttggaatattgaagATGTTATATTGGGAGAGCAAACAAGCtgtgtaaaaagagagagagagagagagagagagagagaggaggaaaaaggaGACAGAGCAAAACAGAGAGGGATGGAAATGAGCATGGAGGTAGTGCAGTGAgatgccctggtgtgtgtgtgtgtgtgtgtgtaggtagtgCAGTAAGattccctggtgtgtgtgtgtgtgtgtgtgtgtgtgtgtgtgtgtgtgtgtgtgtgtgtgtgtgtgtggaggtagtGCAGTAAGattccctggtgtgtgtgtgtgtgtgtggaggtagtGCGGTGAgatgccctggtgtgtgtggaggtagtGCAGTGAgatgccctggtgtgtgtgtgtgtgtgtgtgtggaggtagtGCAGTGAgatgccctggtgtgtgtgtgtgtgtgtggaggtagtGCAGTGAgatgccctggtgtgtgtggaggtagtGCAGTGAgatgccctggtgtgtgtgtgtgtgtgtggaggtagtGCAGTGAgatgccctggtgtgtgtgtgtgtgtgtggaggtagtGCAGTGAgatgccctggtgtgtgtgtgtggaggtagtGCAGTGAgatgccctggtgtgtgtggaggtagtGCAGTGAgatgccctggtgtgtgtgtgtgtgtgtggaggtagtGCAGTGAgatgccctggtgtgtgtgtgtggaggtagtGTGCAAGTGAATGGTACAATATGCCTACCAGTGCAATAATTACCCCACCTGATATAAAACAACAAATGGTAGAAAAGCAATACAAAAATAACTACACATATTTTAATAATTCCATAATCAAATACTCAAAAaggtgtacatgtatgtgtgtgtgtctgtctgtctgtgtgtgtacatgtttttgTGCTTCCTGTGTTTGTCTACataagcacgtgtgtgtgattgtgtgtgattgtgtgtgattgtgttttttttctgtgtgggcacacatacacaagtcgAGCCAGCAGGGGGTAGCGGGTGGGTCTTGGCACCAACCAATCCTGATCAGGTCACTTTATGCCAAGACAAACATGCCATGTACATGTTTTTGTGCTTTCTGTGTTTGTCTACataagcacgtgtgtgtgattgtgtttttaCACGTGCTAATACCCAACAcatgcaattgtgtgtgtgagtgtgtgtgccctaATGATCAAGATAGATTTCTAGTAAGTGAGTGGTCGATAAACCTTGGAGAGAGATGCCTCTTGGGTCacatttggcacacacacatgcacacacacatgcacacacacacacacacacacacacacacacacacaaacccactgaCTCAGAGATTGGtttacattcatacacacacactaacgtacacacacacacaaacacacaaacaatctgtgtgggcacacatacacaagtcgAGCCAGCAGGGAGTAGCGGGTGGGTCTTGGCACCAACCAATCCTAATCAGGTCACTTTATGCCAAGACAAAcatgccacacactcactcactcacacacacactcacatacacacatacacacgcacactcacacacacaaactcacactcacacacacacacacacacacacacacacacacgtgcgaaTGAAACAACTCAACATTACCAGCCACAGTGAAAGATGGTCATGTGTTTGTCTCACTAGCAGTAGATATGTTCATGAGTTCATCTGATCTTCGTCTCACTAGCAGTAGAGATGGTCATGTGTTCACCTCACCGATAGCCGCCATCTttcccacaccccacaccccacaccccacacctcCTGCCTTCTAACCCAGAGCTCAGCTCTCGCGTGTGGGGCGTTGCGGCTCATTACACACCAAGGGTCAACAGTCAAGGTCCAGAGAACAGGACAgtcagaaaaagagaaagagaaagagaaagagaaagacacagaaagaaagatagagagagaaagacagacagatgcaggagagggagagagaggaaaaggcatGGGGAGGTGGACAGtattagcagtgtgtgtgtgtatatgtgggtgtgtgtgtgtgtttgtgagcattTGCAGTGGGTGTCAGAGGAAGCGTCTCCACAGCTCACCAAACAATAAGtagagtggagaagagaaggaaCATGAGAAAAGGACAGAAAGCAGATGGatgtggggaagagagagagagagagagagagagagagagagagagagagagagagaaaggggggacgAGTTTACTCCTTCCAAGAAGAATccccctgtgtgtatgtgtgtgttctttttttaaacATCACACTGTCTGCCAGCCACACCTGCTAGCCAACAAACCAGCCTTTAACAGCACGATAGGCTGCTAGTCGTTCTAAACTACAGTTACCCGGACATGTAAcgaagggagagagatgaacacacgcatgcacgcacgtgctcacacacacacacacacacacgcacacacacatacacacacacacacctctgacagTGCTGTCACATGCTACAGTGTGTCTGTTCCAGCTATGTTGGAAATGTGCTTTTACATCACAGCCACGTCACTGGTACGTCTGAAACATTACAGCTGCTGGCAGAAATGCGGGCGCGCCAATGAGAATGCGCCAACGAGAGCGCCAACGAGAGAGCGCCAATGAGAGAGTACCAACGAGAGCGCCAACGAGAGAGCGTCAACGAGAGCTCAGCAGGGTGGACCTGGACCTCATGTACCAGTGAAAGAAACACTGTAGAAGACTTAGTTACAACGTAtaaaactctgtgtgtgtgtgtgtgtgtgtgtgtgtgtgtgtgtgtgtgtgtgcgtgtgtgataaaTGTCCCTGTGCATATTACGTAGTTAAGTGCTGTGAGAACGTTTAATAAACACTTTAACTTTATCTGTAACGTACcacatttttgttatttttgggTGATGCCGTATTATATGTGATTATATCAGGCTAATCATATGACATGAGCTCTTAGATATTCGAGGgagttgatgagtgtgtgtgtgtgcgtatgtgtgtgcatgtgtgtgtgtgtttgtgtgtgtgtgtgtgttgccttggACACACTGATCCGTACTCACCACTCCCTGCAGTGTTGGGGGAATGAGGCCACAGTACACAGGGATAAAGGCGCTACACACGCATGCctgtaaaaaacacacacacacaggaatcagTGTCATAGTCACATAGGGGCTACAAGGTAATGTAACTCGTAACAATCTTCCACAGTCAATAGAGCATTCAATTGAACAATTATATTCATTAACATAATaaacaattaaattcaattattcAACACACTCAATTAAACCATTCAATTAATTAACATACTGATCATGAACAAATTCAAAGCATTCAAATAAACAGTAATGATCATGAAATAAACAAGTGCCAGTGAAACCTTATGAAAACTACTAGAAATATCTCCAGTGCTGTATTTCATATTCCTGTAAACattaaacatcacacacacacacatacaaagtgtAGTTTATTTGGACGAGGACAAATAGGCTTTACGTGGCCAGTGACAGCCATTTATCAATGATGCAGCAGCCTTTAATCTAAGACTGCCATGTCCCTCGTGATTGGTCGATGGGATAACAAACACATTGCATCACTGTGGTCTTTGGCAATGTCCACAATAGCAACTCTTGAGCATGTTGGAATTGGCCCAGATGCAGAGCAAGATGAATGTGGTGGAAGCGATTTCAAACAGATCACTTCCTTCTTCAAATTTGTACAAATGATGATGTACCAATAAACCGATTTTAGCAGTCACTGAAACAGTTTCACTAACACTGGCCAGTAACACTGACCTACAAAAAAGGCACTGCTcaatggtgtgtctgtgtgtgtgtgtgatcatgtatatgtgtgtgtgattgtatgtgtgtgtgtgtgatcatgtgtgtgtgtgtgtgtgtgtgtgtgcgtgtgtgtgtgtgtgtgtgtgtgtgtgtgtgtgtgtgagtgtgcgtgtggccTTTGTCTCCTGTCTCGTTATACGAAGCAGAGAATCTCACCTAACTACAACCATTCCAAAGCCCCTGTCTCCTAGCAACCACACTGGCCCAGAAGCTCAGAGCTGAACTCATGAAGACAGACAACTCCATCTATCACACTTACTAGAggaggcaccacacacacacacacacatatacacacacacacccacacacacacacacacacacacaaacacaccaacagagaaagaaaaagacacaGCCCAGGCCTTGGTAGCTGAAGGATGCGGTGGTCTGTAATGGGTGCTACAGCCTCcatagtataagtaagtataagtatagatactcttttgatcctgtgagggaaatttggtctctgcatttgtcccatccgtgaattagtgaaacacacagagcacacagtgaacacacagtgaggtgaagcacacactaacccggagcagtgaactgccttgctacagcggtgctcagggagcagtgaggggttaggtgccttgctcacttcagccgtggatgtgggcatgggagagcagtgctcaaccacttccctgccCACATTTTTTCATAAGACAATCCTTTGGtttcaagcccgaagccctaaccagtaggccacggctgccccatccAGTAATAAATCCAATACTCTTTAAAGTAGTCACATTCCTAATCAGCTCATCACAATATTCTCCACCTGGCATCACAATATCCTTTGTCTGTATACGCCTGACAGGTGGGTTGCTTTGAAGAGAGGCTccagggtgcgtgtgtgtgtgagtgtgtgtgtgttggtgtgtgtgtgtgtctttgtgtgtgtgtgtgtgtgtgtatgtgtgtgtgtgtgtgtgtttgtgtgtatgtgtgtgtgtgtgtgtgtgtgtgtgtgttggtgtgtgtgtgttggtgtgtgtgtctgttgatcATCCCTCACCTGAATGAGCTCCTCTTTGCTGTTGAAGTGGGACACCAGCACATTCTCGCCGTCAGTGACGCGAGTCAGAGAGATGGCCAGGCGGCCATTTGCGCGTTGGTGGGCATCGGGCGGCAATGTGCGGTACAGCAGCGTCCTCATAATCTTCACCAGGTTGAAGGACGGGTGCAAGGGACCCATGAACCGCTTCCTCGCTTGCTTACCAACGTCAATGATGCTTGCGCCCGCTTCACCTACACAGACATGGAGCCAATGAGAGAAGGCAGAGGAAGGTCTTATGACAGGTTTTCTTTATTATCTTTATCGTAGTACACCTAGTTCTTTTTGCCAACTTTACTTCAATACTTAGGCTAGAATACCCTTTTCTACCTAAGTTACGTTAGTTAATTAGCGTAACGGGCGTATGCTACGTAAAAAAGAACACAATGTCCTGAAATCACAATGGTGACGGGGCAGTGGGTTCAGTGGGTGACAGGTGGTCATTATGTCACAGGCCAAGAAAGgtaaatataggctacacttttaACGGTTGAACGGACACACAGGCGAGGCGTAGAATATAATTTGTTTCTGGGGTAGCATAACTGAAAGGCTTTCCTCTCTGTTGATGAATAGTATAACTATATGCTACATTACACATACCGGTTTCTTGTTGCGTAAAAAGTGAAAGAAGATTGGATTGGATTAGGCCTACGGTGAATGGCGAGGTAGCCAACTTACCTAAGCATGCCCCACTGACCAAGGCCGATGCGGTCAGGGCTCCCGCCGAGGCTCCGTAGATGTGCCGGGCATTCTCCACCAGAAACGGTGCTTGCTCCTGCAAGCAACTGGCCACTCCAATGTGGTAGATCCCCAGGAACCCACAACCGGCAAAAGAAATGTTCCAAGGCGCATCCAATGGAAACATGATGTCTAATTCCCCACGAATCAATACAGTCGAATAGCCTACCAGATCATCGAGTAACTTCGAGAACAACGAACTAGCAGCTATGAATAAATGCAAGCAATACTCTGCTGTCAAAGCAGTGTGTTAAGATCACCTATAGGCCAATTGTCAATTTTAATCGGCAACTTTGACACTAAAAATGTTAATAAAACAACTTTAAAGTAGCATTTACCATGACAACCTCATAACAGGTTGAAGAGGACACTCTATTCTGAAGTAATTATTTATCGACGCTCGAAAGTGTGATTACGTTCCAGAGAGATGTCTTCCGCTGACTGTCACCGCAGTCAAGGTTTGTTTTTATGGCAGTCAGAGAAAGTTATAGTCACATGCAGCCGGAGGGAACATTTCACCACGTAAGCGCGGTCAGCGGACAATCGTCCAATCACAAGTCGAGGAACACAGTTTGCCCATTCCACTCGGCGGCTCCAGGAACCGGGGCACGTTATCGCAAAACCGCAGAACTATCGATTCTGATTggttaataataatattattattacaacATGATAGGCACCGCCAGGGATTTCTACCATGCCATAAATATTCAACTCAGTTAGCGTAGTACTTTTGAGCATGGCATCCTCTTCCTTCAAGGCAGGTTATAACATGTAATCATATTTGTAAGCAGGGCCTAggcatgtgtatgtttatgtttttgtttatggtatttggcagacgcttttgtccaaagcgacatacagtacagtatatgaacacTACATTAGTTAAAAAAGAATAGTTTCAAATAAAATTTAAAAGTCTACATTaaacataataataacagtaataataacaacagtaaCATAATAATTAATATAACAATAGCCTATAAATAgcttaaaatatataaaatatcaaCAAAGAGAACAATGAGTGTTcattaacaaaacaaacaccatAAGTCTGTAAGAGAATTACTTGATTAAGTGCAAGATGGACAGATATGTCTTTAAACATTTCTCGAAagtcccaaaactatcacaagaacgtaGAGTATGAGGTAAGTCAGTCCACCAATGTGGAATCACTGAGGAAAATAGTCTTGACTGTAGCGTTAATGGATGGTCGACACAGCAGACGTTCATCAGAAGATCAAGAGTTAGCCTCTCTCCAATATGCTCTGAATATGTGGCCATATGGTCAAAAGAGGAAGAGCAGAAGCTATAGGATGAAACAGGACAAGGGAAGTGTGTGCATAGGTCACTGTGAGCATGTGTAAAACGAAAAGAGCTAGACGATATGAGGCCTGTGTGCCTCCATTTGGAGACGACGGTGTCATGTCTACCCATAACTGCTAGTACAGAAAGGATGAATTGCACAAAGCATTCTGTGTTTGATCAGACCTGTCTTAACATGTAACATACTTCTACCAATGTTTAGATCTGTAAGTTCTTCCCTTGtggtccaaataaaagcattcatatgtgtgtgtgtgtgtgtgtgtgtgtgtgagagagtgtatgtgtgtgtgtgagagagagagtgtgtgagagaaagagtatcATGATTATTCTTGTTAAGGttgtaggctacctttaaacataGTGAACACAGATAGCCTCTGGGCGTGGTTCATGGTGGGTCATGGTGATCCATCAATGACGGCAAGAATTCGCTGCACTTCAGATTTTGATGGCAACACATTGCACATGGCAACACTCACGATGTCCTCTACAGATATCTCCCCCTGTGTACTCTATTGTGTGCCAAGTTCagatctccccccccccctctctttttccctctctgtctctttttctccccttctttctctccctctctctctttctcttccccctctctctttccttctttccctctctctctcttctctctctccccccctctctctctctttcccccctctctctcactgggtTAAATGCAAAGGGCCAGAGCACTGTTGACTAAACCAGGAATGTGTTGTCAGTGGATCACAACAAATATCAAACAAAAACATCCAAATACCGTTCTCCTGACCGCACCATGGAACACTGCAGGGCAGGGCAGACCTAGAGCACCAAAGTCCAGCACCCCTGGGCTCAACAGGACTGCTGCTATTTCATTCACTGAGCTACAGCCTCTTTCCCACCGATAGGCAGTGTGACATGAGGAGAGCTGACAGAAGAATGCAGTAAACACAGTCACCTCAGACAAGCAGACTGAGAAGTGAGACAGTCTCAGGGTTCGGGGCATATTTTACAGGGGATGCCAGATCaagggggtgtatgtgtgctcctgatgagctcactgctcctagtgtgtgtgtgtgtgtgtgtgtgtgtgcctgtccttcatcacaaataaagtaacttgtctCCTGGATGTCTCCCAGAGTGTATTCTACCCAAAAAGGTGTGACGTCTGTTCAATTACATATTATAACTAGTTTGTTTCTACCTCCTCATGGTGTAATAATCCCATGCTGTTGCATGTTCCACTGCTAATAGACAAGCTAACCAATAGACTGCTAACTTGGGCCACTTATAAGAAAGCATATGTTATGATGTCGTAATTACTATATTGCTTGCAATCTCCTATTTCAAAAGCTCAGAAACAGAAGATCATGTAATACTCTGATTGTATTTTATGACTTGGTTTCTGGTCATATTCTTTGTTTgtcagtttatttatttgtagccCCCAGTCTACAGTAAGGACACTGtccagtgtgtgcatgtcacaGGCTGTTACAACGGACAGCTTTTCCTAGGAGGCCACATTGTGAAATCTTCGGCACAACACTACAACTTTTCTGGCCTGCACTGTATGTTTTTAACACCCATATTCTGCTAAGAACATATTTTGAAAGAGACGAGggggttatttgtgtgtgtgtgtgtgtgtgtgtgtttcacactgtgtgtgtatgtgtgcttggaGTCAGTAAGATGTCAGTGTCTCCCTCAGGACGGTTGGGGTTATTTGTATGTTTCTAGAATTCCTGCTTTCACAGAGTCCCCCAGAGCATACACGCCCAGTGTATTGAGCGAGGGAGGGAcggagattgtgtgtgtatgtgtgtgtgtgtcctgagttATTTATGAGTGTGTTTTCATGGAATGGTATAAAATGAGGAATATTTTTATAACACTAATACAATTCTGCATTgtcacaggtcaaaggtcaaaaccTCTTCTCAATTCAtatttatatagcacctttcatacacataatgcagctcaaagtgctttacatttagaGCATTTAGCACaatatagagagagggaaaaatgtaataatacaaacaaacaaagcagtAAATAAAACATCAGAGCTTTGTACTTTACATGTGCTGcttaaacaaaagcaaacagtaataacaaactagaaaatgtaatttcgaggaaattacctgtgcatgaaaatataaacatactgtatattaacataaaatgccaaacaaacttttatttggaaacagttggcaggagtcatagttgataacaactgaaaGTTGAAATGGCTTAACAGtcaaatagttgagtagtttaaatagttaaagtatttaatagtgaattattgtagtgaggacatttattttgaaacagttgtgggcccatagactttgcattagcactatgacatcacaatggactaattaacttgatttgcacctgtatcaacttccagctgttcaactaggacccatcaaagggccagttaaactgattgcacctgtatcaactgctttctgcttaactaggccaactctctctgtgtctctccattctacaaggatataaggcacattccatcaaactttctatccattcatcctcttcaaaccattcactcatcc
This DNA window, taken from Alosa sapidissima isolate fAloSap1 chromosome 11, fAloSap1.pri, whole genome shotgun sequence, encodes the following:
- the pnpla2 gene encoding patatin-like phospholipase domain-containing protein 2 isoform X4, with amino-acid sequence MFPLDAPWNISFAGCGFLGIYHIGVASCLQEQAPFLVENARHIYGASAGALTASALVSGACLGEAGASIIDVGKQARKRFMGPLHPSFNLVKIMRTLLYRTLPPDAHQRANGRLAISLTRVTDGENVLVSHFNSKEELIQACVCSAFIPVYCGLIPPTLQGVRYVDGGISDNLPQDELKNTITVSPFSGESDICPRDDSSTNMHEFRFTNTSIQFTLSNLYRVSRALFPPEPQMMKSMCKQGYRDAMRYLRKNGLLQFRRPHPVLGIGGVGEEEEDEDEEDEEHKVEKQKEAGGHTLTHTRSHMLEEHIFEHLPPKVHRALVEACRERQGLIQSLGNMLPVRLASTLMLPYTLPLESAMSLTVRLFEWLPDVREDMSWLKDHTLTVLQSAVRQAGKSVSQQVLLPAGVDPCSEFALGAVCPPAARLGM